A portion of the Rhodopseudomonas sp. BAL398 genome contains these proteins:
- the gor gene encoding glutathione-disulfide reductase, whose translation MTDFDADLFVIGGGSGGVRAARIAAGHGARVVVAEEYRFGGTCVIRGCVPKKLMVYASHVHQEIKDAAGFGWTIPPARFDWATLIANKDKEIDRLESIYASNVEKSGARVVKSRAVFDDAHTLRLDTGETMRARYVLIATGGAPNHGKAIPGIEHVISSNEVFYLPELPKRILIQGGGYIALEFACIFAGLGSDVTLVYRGDNILRGFDEDVRNHVRTEMEREGITILTGCTVAAVDKHGAEYTSHLSNGSSVASDQVMFAIGRHPNVANLGLEKAGVAINPDNGGIAVDEFCQSSVPHIYAIGDVTHRINLTPVAIREGHAFADTVFGKRPVTVDYSNIPTAVFSQPEVGTVGLTEQQARAIHSHVDIYKADFRPIKATLSGNQGRILMKLIVDGTTDRVLGCHIVGPEAAELIQIIAVAVKMKATKADFDATMALHPTAAEELVTMRTPSARYVREAAE comes from the coding sequence ATGACTGATTTCGACGCGGATCTCTTCGTCATCGGCGGCGGTTCTGGCGGCGTGCGCGCCGCCCGGATCGCCGCCGGGCATGGCGCCCGCGTCGTCGTCGCCGAGGAATATCGCTTCGGCGGCACCTGCGTGATCCGCGGCTGCGTGCCGAAGAAGCTGATGGTCTATGCCTCGCATGTCCATCAGGAGATCAAGGACGCCGCCGGGTTCGGCTGGACGATTCCGCCCGCGCGCTTCGATTGGGCGACACTGATCGCCAACAAGGACAAGGAGATCGACCGGCTGGAGTCGATCTACGCCAGCAATGTCGAGAAATCCGGCGCCCGCGTCGTCAAATCCCGCGCGGTGTTCGATGACGCCCACACGCTGCGCCTCGACACCGGCGAGACCATGCGGGCGCGCTATGTGCTGATCGCCACCGGCGGTGCGCCCAATCACGGCAAGGCGATCCCCGGCATCGAGCATGTGATCTCGTCCAACGAGGTGTTCTATCTGCCGGAGCTGCCCAAGCGCATCCTGATCCAGGGCGGCGGCTATATCGCGCTGGAATTCGCCTGCATCTTCGCTGGCCTGGGCAGCGACGTCACGCTGGTCTATCGCGGCGACAATATTCTGCGCGGCTTCGACGAGGACGTCCGCAATCATGTGCGCACCGAGATGGAGCGCGAAGGCATCACCATCCTGACCGGCTGCACGGTCGCGGCAGTCGACAAGCACGGGGCGGAATATACCTCGCATCTGTCGAACGGATCCAGCGTGGCCTCCGACCAAGTGATGTTCGCGATCGGCCGCCATCCCAATGTCGCCAATCTCGGGCTGGAGAAGGCCGGCGTCGCCATCAATCCGGACAATGGCGGCATCGCCGTCGACGAATTCTGCCAAAGCTCGGTGCCGCATATCTATGCCATCGGCGACGTCACCCATCGGATCAATCTGACCCCGGTCGCGATCCGCGAGGGCCACGCCTTTGCCGATACCGTGTTCGGCAAGCGGCCCGTCACGGTCGACTACTCCAATATTCCGACCGCGGTGTTCTCGCAGCCTGAGGTCGGCACCGTCGGGCTGACCGAGCAGCAGGCGCGTGCGATCCACTCTCACGTCGATATCTACAAGGCCGATTTCCGGCCGATCAAGGCGACGTTGTCGGGCAATCAGGGCCGCATCCTGATGAAGCTGATCGTCGATGGCACGACCGACCGCGTGCTGGGCTGCCACATTGTCGGCCCCGAAGCCGCCGAACTGATCCAGATCATCGCGGTGGCGGTGAAGATGAAGGCCACCAAGGCCGATTTCGACGCCACCATGGCGCTGCACCCGACCGCGGCGGAAGAGTTGGTGACGATGCGGACGCCGAGCGCGCGCTACGTCCGCGAGGCCGCGGAGTAG
- a CDS encoding DUF2059 domain-containing protein, whose product MKYLFNALFAAVIALGIAASGSQAQAQAKPPSPAALAAAKEILTMKNAAAMYASAVPNIVQRTMDALLRNNLNYQKDLKEVALIVAKKLAGREHEIGDGMAKIYAEDFTEQELKDLVTFYKSPLGKKLLTQEPKSIAASMAFMNQWAQSFSEEVNADFRAEMRKRGKEI is encoded by the coding sequence ATGAAGTATCTTTTCAACGCATTGTTCGCCGCGGTCATTGCGCTCGGCATCGCCGCGTCGGGGAGCCAGGCGCAAGCGCAGGCCAAGCCACCGTCGCCGGCCGCACTCGCGGCCGCGAAGGAAATCCTGACGATGAAGAACGCCGCCGCGATGTATGCCAGCGCGGTGCCGAATATCGTTCAACGGACCATGGACGCGTTGCTGCGCAACAATCTCAACTATCAGAAGGACCTCAAGGAGGTCGCGCTGATCGTGGCCAAAAAGCTGGCGGGCCGCGAGCACGAGATCGGGGACGGCATGGCCAAGATCTATGCCGAGGACTTCACCGAACAGGAATTGAAGGATCTGGTGACGTTCTACAAATCGCCGCTCGGTAAGAAGCTGCTGACGCAGGAGCCGAAGTCGATTGCCGCCAGCATGGCCTTTATGAACCAGTGGGCGCAGAGCTTCTCCGAAGAGGTCAATGCCGACTTCCGCGCCGAGATGCGCAAGCGCGGCAAAGAGATCTGA
- the rpiA gene encoding ribose-5-phosphate isomerase RpiA has protein sequence MTMDELKRKAAACALEHVRDGMKLGLGTGSTAKHFVELLGERVRGGLDVVAVPTSEGTRADAQRCGIALTTLDEIDRLDLTVDGADEIDPALNLIKGGGGALLREKIVAAASDRMIVIADESKWVDTLGRFPLPVEVIPFGLAATRRAIERAVAQIGASGSIALRNGPDGHAFVTDGGHWILDAHLGRIEDAPRLAGLLSAIAGVVEHGLFIRMANMAMLAGPNGIRTIERP, from the coding sequence ATGACGATGGATGAGTTGAAACGGAAGGCCGCGGCCTGCGCGCTGGAGCATGTTCGCGACGGGATGAAGCTTGGCCTTGGCACCGGCTCGACCGCCAAGCATTTCGTCGAACTGCTCGGCGAGCGGGTGCGCGGCGGCCTCGATGTCGTGGCGGTGCCGACCTCGGAAGGCACGCGCGCCGACGCCCAGCGCTGCGGCATTGCGCTGACCACGTTGGACGAGATCGACCGGCTCGACCTGACGGTCGACGGCGCCGACGAAATCGATCCCGCGCTCAATCTGATCAAGGGCGGCGGCGGGGCGTTGCTGCGCGAAAAGATCGTCGCGGCGGCGTCGGATCGCATGATCGTGATTGCGGATGAATCGAAATGGGTCGACACCCTGGGTCGGTTTCCCTTGCCCGTCGAGGTGATCCCGTTCGGCCTTGCGGCGACCCGGCGGGCGATCGAGCGGGCGGTGGCGCAGATCGGCGCATCCGGGTCGATTGCGCTGCGAAATGGCCCGGACGGCCATGCTTTCGTCACCGATGGCGGCCACTGGATCCTGGATGCTCATCTGGGGCGGATCGAAGATGCCCCACGTCTAGCAGGTTTATTGTCCGCGATCGCCGGCGTTGTCGAACATGGGCTGTTCATCCGAATGGCAAACATGGCAATGCTTGCGGGCCCCAATGGAATTCGAACGATCGAACGGCCGTAA
- a CDS encoding HAD-IA family hydrolase yields MTSSPIIVFDLDGTLVDTAPDLINALNHILTREGMPAVPIATARNMIGQGARRLLERGLELDGRAFSPADMARLTEDFISYYAAHIADESRPFEGLEATLDELSGLGYRFAVCTNKLEWLSKLLIERLDMTSRFAAICGADTFGVAKPDPTILRETVARAGGQLANAVMVGDAGPDVGVARRAGVPVIGVEFGYTETPIAELKPDLLISHMRELPDAVARLLPLARPA; encoded by the coding sequence ATGACATCATCACCCATCATCGTATTCGACCTCGACGGCACGCTGGTTGACACCGCCCCGGACCTGATCAACGCGCTGAATCACATCCTGACCCGCGAAGGCATGCCGGCGGTACCGATCGCCACCGCGCGCAACATGATCGGTCAGGGCGCCAGACGGCTGCTGGAACGCGGCCTGGAGCTCGACGGCCGCGCCTTCAGCCCGGCCGATATGGCGCGGTTGACCGAGGATTTCATCAGCTATTACGCGGCCCATATCGCCGACGAATCGCGCCCCTTCGAGGGCCTCGAGGCCACGCTCGACGAATTGTCCGGCCTCGGCTACCGCTTCGCGGTCTGCACCAACAAGCTGGAATGGCTGTCCAAGCTGCTGATCGAGCGGCTCGACATGACGTCGCGATTCGCCGCGATCTGCGGTGCCGACACCTTCGGAGTGGCCAAGCCTGACCCGACCATCCTGCGCGAAACCGTCGCCCGGGCCGGCGGCCAGCTCGCCAATGCGGTGATGGTGGGCGATGCCGGGCCTGATGTCGGGGTCGCCCGTCGCGCCGGGGTTCCGGTGATCGGGGTCGAGTTCGGCTATACGGAAACCCCGATCGCCGAGCTCAAGCCGGACCTGCTGATCAGCCATATGCGCGAACTGCCGGACGCCGTGGCGCGCCTCCTGCCGTTGGCGCGACCGGCGTAA
- a CDS encoding lipoprotein: MRRVIVITVAALGLAGCSSMDAFKSEPKPVAVQLESVPPGADASTSAGPGCKTPCSVSVPPSDFSVTFTMDKFVPVTVPVQVVTKEGNLFTAATTTVDPNPVSAELQPAKPVRHRRGRSAPRKPRAAASAPAAASSAFPAPDAAAR, translated from the coding sequence ATGCGTCGAGTCATTGTCATTACCGTTGCGGCCTTGGGTCTGGCCGGCTGTTCCTCCATGGACGCCTTCAAGTCGGAGCCCAAGCCAGTCGCTGTCCAGCTCGAATCGGTTCCGCCCGGCGCCGACGCCAGCACATCGGCCGGCCCCGGATGCAAGACCCCCTGTTCCGTCTCCGTCCCGCCGAGCGATTTCAGCGTGACCTTCACGATGGACAAGTTCGTGCCGGTGACCGTCCCGGTGCAGGTGGTGACCAAGGAAGGCAATCTGTTCACCGCGGCGACCACGACCGTCGATCCCAATCCAGTGTCCGCAGAATTGCAGCCGGCCAAGCCGGTGCGACATCGCCGCGGCCGGTCGGCGCCGCGCAAGCCGAGGGCTGCGGCCTCCGCCCCGGCAGCGGCCAGTTCGGCGTTTCCCGCCCCCGACGCCGCTGCCCGCTGA
- the moaA gene encoding GTP 3',8-cyclase MoaA has product MIKPSFNLPAAESRPMTDPFGRTISYLRVSITDRCDFRCVYCMSEDMTFLPRADLLTLEELDRLCTAFIAKGVRKLRLTGGEPLVRRNMMSLVRSLSRHLSSGALNELTLTTNGSQLERYAAELADCGVRRINVSLDTLDPMKFRAITRWGDLDKVLAGIAAARAAGLAVKINAVALKGTNEDEIPALMQWAHGLGMGLTLIEVMPLGEIGEGRIDQYLPLSQVRARLADRYTLTDLADDTGGPARYVGVGETGGKLGFITPMTHNFCESCNRVRVTCTGTLHTCLGHEDASDLRRPLRASPDDALLAEAIDRAIGLKPKGHDFIIDRAHNRPSVSRHMSVTGG; this is encoded by the coding sequence ATGATCAAGCCGTCGTTCAACTTGCCCGCCGCCGAATCGCGGCCGATGACCGACCCGTTCGGCCGAACCATCAGCTATTTGCGGGTCTCGATCACCGATCGCTGCGATTTCCGCTGCGTCTATTGCATGTCGGAAGACATGACCTTTCTGCCGCGCGCCGACCTGTTGACGCTCGAGGAACTGGATCGGCTGTGCACCGCCTTCATCGCCAAGGGCGTGCGTAAGCTGCGGCTGACCGGCGGCGAACCTTTGGTCCGACGCAACATGATGTCGCTGGTGCGCTCGCTGTCGCGCCATCTGTCCAGCGGCGCCCTGAACGAGCTGACGCTGACGACCAACGGGTCGCAATTGGAGCGATATGCCGCCGAACTCGCCGATTGCGGCGTGCGCCGGATCAATGTCTCGCTCGACACGCTGGATCCGATGAAGTTCCGCGCCATCACCCGCTGGGGCGACCTCGACAAGGTGCTGGCCGGGATCGCGGCGGCGCGCGCCGCCGGCCTCGCGGTCAAGATCAACGCGGTGGCGCTGAAGGGCACCAATGAGGATGAAATCCCGGCGCTGATGCAATGGGCGCACGGCCTCGGCATGGGGTTGACCCTGATCGAGGTGATGCCGCTCGGCGAGATCGGCGAAGGCCGGATCGATCAATATCTGCCGCTGTCGCAGGTTCGGGCGCGGCTCGCCGATCGCTACACGTTGACCGACCTTGCCGACGACACCGGCGGCCCCGCCCGCTATGTCGGGGTCGGCGAGACCGGCGGCAAGCTCGGATTCATCACCCCGATGACGCATAATTTCTGCGAATCCTGCAACCGCGTCCGTGTCACCTGCACCGGCACGCTGCACACCTGCCTCGGCCACGAGGATGCCTCGGATCTGCGCCGGCCGCTGCGGGCCTCGCCCGACGACGCCCTGCTCGCCGAGGCGATCGACCGCGCCATCGGGTTGAAGCCGAAGGGCCACGATTTCATCATCGACCGCGCCCACAACCGCCCCAGCGTCAGCCGCCATATGAGTGTCACCGGCGGCTGA
- a CDS encoding TRAP transporter small permease subunit: MRALLGLSRGIDAFNSLIGRWLSWLIVVAVIISATNAIVRKIFDMSSNSFLELQWVLFSVVFLLCSPWTLLDNEHIRIDIINHALPLRLRGWIDMIGHLFFLIPFTLVMLYFSVPFFLVSLSQDEQSFSAGGLPQWPAKSLIMIACVLLLIQAISEIIKRAAMMLGIIPDSNATVISAQRAAELEAERLVMHIAGEKRTAGEKT; this comes from the coding sequence TTGCGGGCTTTGCTGGGACTGAGCCGGGGAATTGACGCGTTCAACAGCCTGATCGGCCGCTGGCTGTCATGGCTGATCGTCGTCGCCGTGATCATTTCGGCTACCAACGCAATCGTTCGAAAAATATTCGACATGTCGTCGAACTCGTTTCTCGAATTGCAATGGGTGCTGTTCAGCGTCGTGTTCCTGCTGTGCTCACCCTGGACGCTTCTCGACAACGAACACATCCGCATCGACATCATCAACCACGCTTTGCCGCTGCGCCTGCGCGGCTGGATCGACATGATCGGGCACCTGTTTTTCCTGATCCCGTTCACGCTGGTGATGCTGTATTTCTCGGTGCCGTTCTTCCTGGTCTCATTGAGCCAGGACGAGCAATCCTTCAGCGCCGGCGGATTGCCGCAATGGCCGGCGAAATCGCTGATCATGATCGCCTGCGTGCTGCTGCTGATCCAGGCCATTTCCGAGATCATCAAACGCGCCGCGATGATGTTGGGAATCATTCCGGATTCCAACGCCACCGTCATTAGCGCGCAACGCGCCGCCGAACTCGAAGCCGAGCGACTGGTGATGCACATCGCCGGTGAGAAGCGCACCGCCGGCGAAAAAACTTGA
- a CDS encoding TRAP transporter large permease subunit: protein MTALFIHNMAPIMFASLVLFLLLGYPVAFSLAANGLLFAFIGIELGLFHPDFLQALPDRVYGVMNNDTLLAIPFFTFMGLVLERSGMAEDLLETIGQLFGSIRGGIAYAVVFVGALLAATTGVVAASVISMGLISLPIMLRYGYDRRVATGIIAASGTLAQIIPPSLVLIVMADQLGRSVGDMYEGAFIPGLVLSLMYAGYVFLVTILAPKAVPGLPLEAQTLREIETAKHPLILPIAALSAAATAYFFVVHVALFDWSMPAFTWAGLGQTVMQGFWFVILLAVLFRPFIGIIRTMTMSLYLVVIGSTILGLVAMTFTGVKSGADYVVLTMSATVALSFVVAVINHVLRLKLLSKLAEQVVFVMVPPLGLIFLVLGTIFIGVATPTEGGAMGAAGAMILAMMKRRLTFDLTRQAAEATAKLSAFVIFILVGARVFSLTFYGVDGHRWVEELLIGLPGGQVGFLIFVNAFVFVLAFFLDFFELAFIVIPLLGPAAEKLGIDLIWFGVMMAVNMQTSFMHPPFGFALFYLRSVAPRESYLDRVSGKRIEPVTTGQIYWGSVPFVIIQVIMVALVITFPAMVMHYKGAASKVDLKTIEFNLPPMEQAPLDFGPPK, encoded by the coding sequence ATGACCGCTCTGTTCATCCACAACATGGCGCCGATCATGTTCGCGTCATTGGTGCTGTTCTTGCTGCTCGGCTATCCGGTGGCGTTCTCGCTGGCCGCCAACGGCCTGTTGTTCGCCTTTATCGGCATCGAGCTGGGGCTGTTTCACCCGGACTTCCTGCAGGCGCTGCCCGACCGCGTCTACGGCGTGATGAACAACGATACGCTGCTGGCGATTCCGTTCTTCACCTTCATGGGACTGGTGCTCGAGCGATCGGGCATGGCCGAGGATCTGCTGGAAACCATCGGCCAGCTGTTCGGCTCGATCCGCGGCGGCATCGCCTATGCGGTGGTGTTCGTCGGCGCGCTGCTGGCGGCGACCACCGGCGTCGTGGCGGCCTCGGTGATCTCGATGGGCCTGATCTCGCTGCCGATCATGCTGCGCTACGGCTATGACCGCCGCGTCGCCACCGGCATCATCGCGGCGTCCGGAACGCTGGCGCAGATCATTCCGCCGTCGCTGGTGCTGATCGTGATGGCCGATCAGCTCGGCCGCTCGGTCGGCGACATGTATGAAGGCGCTTTCATTCCCGGCCTGGTACTGTCGCTGATGTACGCCGGCTATGTATTCCTGGTGACGATCCTGGCGCCGAAGGCGGTCCCCGGCCTGCCGCTGGAGGCGCAGACGCTGCGCGAAATCGAGACCGCCAAGCATCCGCTGATCCTGCCGATCGCCGCCCTCTCGGCCGCCGCCACCGCGTACTTCTTCGTGGTCCATGTCGCCTTGTTCGACTGGTCGATGCCGGCCTTCACCTGGGCCGGCCTCGGCCAAACGGTGATGCAGGGCTTCTGGTTCGTGATCCTGCTCGCCGTGCTGTTTCGCCCTTTCATCGGCATTATCCGCACCATGACGATGTCGCTGTATCTCGTGGTGATCGGATCGACCATCCTCGGGCTGGTGGCGATGACATTCACCGGCGTCAAGTCGGGCGCCGACTACGTCGTGCTGACGATGTCGGCCACCGTCGCATTGTCCTTCGTGGTGGCGGTGATCAATCACGTGCTGCGGCTGAAACTGCTGTCGAAACTGGCCGAGCAGGTGGTGTTCGTGATGGTGCCGCCGCTGGGCCTGATCTTCCTGGTGCTGGGCACGATCTTCATCGGCGTGGCGACGCCCACCGAGGGCGGCGCGATGGGCGCGGCCGGCGCCATGATCCTGGCGATGATGAAGCGCCGGCTGACCTTCGACCTCACCCGCCAGGCCGCCGAAGCCACCGCCAAATTGTCGGCCTTCGTGATCTTCATCCTGGTCGGCGCGCGGGTGTTCTCGCTGACCTTCTACGGCGTCGACGGCCATCGCTGGGTCGAGGAGTTGCTGATCGGCCTGCCCGGCGGCCAGGTCGGCTTCCTGATCTTCGTCAACGCCTTCGTGTTCGTGCTGGCGTTCTTTCTCGACTTCTTCGAACTCGCTTTCATCGTGATCCCGCTGCTCGGCCCGGCCGCCGAAAAACTCGGCATCGACCTGATCTGGTTCGGCGTGATGATGGCCGTCAACATGCAGACCTCGTTCATGCACCCGCCATTCGGCTTTGCGCTGTTCTATCTGCGCTCGGTGGCGCCGCGGGAATCCTATCTCGACCGGGTCAGCGGCAAGCGCATCGAGCCGGTGACCACGGGGCAGATCTACTGGGGATCGGTGCCGTTCGTGATCATTCAGGTGATCATGGTGGCGCTGGTGATCACCTTCCCGGCGATGGTGATGCACTACAAGGGCGCGGCCTCGAAGGTCGATCTCAAGACCATTGAATTCAACCTGCCGCCGATGGAGCAGGCCCCGCTCGATTTCGGTCCACCGAAATAG
- a CDS encoding TRAP transporter substrate-binding protein, whose product MKRRDFLKVSATGAAVAAVASPAIAQSSPEVKWRLTSSFPKSLDTIYGGAEYLSKQVAEMTDNKFQIQVFAAGEVVPGLQALDATSNGTVEMSHTVSYYYVGKDPTFAIFASVPFGLNARMQNSWLYQGGGNELANEFYKKYSVIGFPCGNTGTQMGGWFRKEIKTVADLQGLKMRIGGIAGQVLQKVGVVPQQIAGGDVYPALEKGTIDAAEWVGPYDDEKLGFQKVAKYYYYPGFWEGGPTVHAFANIDKFNALPKSYQAILSNAAEATNTWMAARYDMLNPTALKRLVAGGTQLRPFSNEILDACLKATNELWGEISAKNPDFKKSIDAMQAYRSDEYLWWQVAEYTFDSFMIRSRTRG is encoded by the coding sequence ATGAAACGTCGTGACTTTTTGAAAGTATCAGCAACCGGCGCTGCGGTCGCTGCGGTTGCCTCGCCGGCGATCGCGCAATCCTCGCCCGAGGTGAAGTGGCGCCTGACGTCGAGCTTCCCGAAGTCGCTTGATACGATCTATGGCGGCGCGGAATATCTTTCGAAACAAGTCGCGGAGATGACCGACAACAAGTTCCAGATCCAGGTGTTCGCGGCGGGCGAAGTCGTTCCTGGTCTGCAGGCGCTCGACGCCACCTCGAATGGCACCGTCGAGATGAGCCACACGGTTTCCTATTACTATGTCGGCAAGGATCCGACCTTCGCGATTTTCGCCTCGGTGCCGTTCGGCCTCAACGCACGGATGCAGAATTCGTGGCTGTATCAGGGCGGCGGCAACGAACTCGCCAATGAATTCTACAAGAAGTACAGCGTCATTGGCTTCCCCTGCGGCAACACCGGCACCCAGATGGGCGGCTGGTTCCGCAAGGAAATCAAGACCGTGGCCGATCTGCAGGGGCTCAAAATGCGGATCGGCGGTATTGCCGGTCAGGTGCTGCAGAAGGTCGGCGTGGTGCCGCAGCAGATCGCCGGTGGCGATGTCTATCCGGCGCTGGAAAAGGGCACCATCGACGCCGCCGAATGGGTCGGGCCCTATGACGACGAGAAGCTGGGCTTCCAGAAGGTCGCGAAGTACTACTACTATCCGGGTTTCTGGGAAGGCGGCCCGACGGTCCACGCCTTCGCCAATATCGACAAGTTCAACGCGCTGCCGAAGAGCTATCAGGCGATTCTCAGCAACGCCGCCGAGGCGACCAACACCTGGATGGCGGCGCGCTACGACATGCTGAACCCGACGGCCTTGAAGCGCCTCGTCGCCGGCGGCACGCAGCTGCGTCCGTTCTCCAACGAAATCCTCGATGCGTGCTTGAAGGCGACCAATGAATTGTGGGGCGAAATCTCCGCGAAGAATCCGGACTTCAAGAAGTCGATCGATGCGATGCAGGCCTATCGCTCCGACGAGTATCTGTGGTGGCAGGTCGCCGAATACACCTTCGACAGCTTCATGATCCGCTCGCGCACCCGCGGCTGA
- a CDS encoding Mrp/NBP35 family ATP-binding protein — protein sequence MTVTQQQILDRLAQVMSPRGVSLTKAKVLSEIAVNNGKVYFSINVDAAEAKAWESVRAAAETAVRAIPGVTGAMIALTAERRPGAAPQPHRHDHGVAPASAHKPSAGPGPASPMSKQAEIPGVAAIIAVASGKGGVGKSTTALNLALGLRSLGLRVGLLDADIYGPSVPRLTGISEKPVLDDERKMIPIERFGLSIMSIGFLVEEEVAMIWRGPMVMSAITQMLRDVAWGTLDVLVVDMPPGTGDAQLTLAQNVPLKGAVIVSTPQDLALIDARRGIAMFSKLNVPILGVVENMSYFQCPECGTRSDIFGHGGARQESERLGVPFLGEIPLHMSIRATSDSGTPVVASEPDGPHAAAYRDIAAKVRDQLKLTAAA from the coding sequence GTGACCGTCACCCAACAGCAAATTCTCGATCGTTTGGCGCAAGTGATGTCGCCGCGTGGCGTCTCCCTCACCAAGGCCAAGGTGCTGTCGGAGATCGCCGTCAACAATGGCAAAGTGTATTTCTCCATCAATGTGGACGCCGCGGAGGCGAAGGCCTGGGAGAGCGTGCGGGCCGCGGCGGAAACCGCAGTGCGCGCCATCCCGGGCGTCACCGGCGCGATGATCGCGCTCACCGCCGAGCGCCGGCCGGGCGCGGCGCCGCAGCCGCATCGGCATGACCACGGCGTGGCCCCGGCTTCGGCGCACAAGCCGTCGGCGGGACCCGGACCCGCATCGCCGATGTCGAAACAGGCCGAGATCCCCGGCGTTGCCGCCATCATCGCCGTGGCATCCGGCAAGGGCGGCGTCGGCAAATCCACCACGGCGCTCAATCTGGCGCTGGGCCTGCGCAGCCTCGGGCTGCGGGTCGGGCTGCTCGACGCCGACATCTACGGCCCCTCGGTGCCGCGGCTGACCGGCATCAGCGAAAAACCCGTACTCGACGACGAGCGCAAGATGATTCCGATCGAGCGGTTCGGGCTGTCGATCATGTCGATCGGGTTTCTGGTCGAGGAGGAGGTCGCGATGATCTGGCGCGGGCCGATGGTGATGTCGGCGATCACCCAGATGCTGCGCGACGTCGCCTGGGGCACGCTCGACGTGCTGGTGGTCGACATGCCGCCGGGCACAGGCGACGCCCAGCTGACGCTGGCGCAGAACGTCCCGTTGAAGGGGGCCGTGATCGTCTCGACGCCGCAGGATCTGGCGCTGATCGATGCCAGGCGCGGCATTGCGATGTTCAGCAAGCTCAACGTGCCGATTCTCGGGGTGGTCGAGAACATGAGCTATTTCCAGTGCCCGGAATGCGGCACCAGATCCGACATTTTCGGCCATGGCGGCGCGCGCCAGGAATCGGAGCGGCTCGGGGTGCCGTTCCTGGGCGAGATCCCGCTGCATATGTCGATCCGCGCCACCTCGGATTCCGGAACGCCGGTGGTGGCGAGCGAGCCCGATGGGCCGCATGCGGCCGCCTACCGCGATATCGCCGCCAAGGTCAGGGATCAGCTCAAACTGACCGCCGCCGCCTGA
- a CDS encoding NAD(P)-dependent oxidoreductase: protein MAKVAFLGLGVMGFPMAGHLMQRGGHEVTVYNRSSAKAQAWLDKFGGRTAPTPKQAAADQDFVMACVGNDDDLRSVTIGDDGAFAGMKAGAIFVDHTTASAEVARELDAAATKAGFHFIDAPVSGGQAGAENGALTVMCGGSAEAYASAEPVIAAYGKMCKLLGPAGSGQLTKMVNQICIAGLVEGLSEGIHFAKKAGLDVNAVIETISKGAAQSWQMDNRHKTMNDGKFDFGFAVEWMRKDLAICLGEARRNGASLPVTALVDAFYAEVEKIGGKRWDTSSLLARLER, encoded by the coding sequence ATGGCAAAAGTCGCATTTCTCGGTTTGGGCGTCATGGGGTTTCCGATGGCCGGACACCTCATGCAGCGCGGCGGCCACGAGGTCACCGTGTATAACCGCAGCTCGGCCAAGGCGCAGGCCTGGCTCGACAAATTCGGCGGCCGCACCGCGCCGACGCCGAAGCAGGCGGCGGCGGATCAGGATTTTGTGATGGCCTGCGTCGGCAATGACGACGATCTGCGCAGCGTGACCATCGGCGACGACGGCGCCTTTGCCGGCATGAAGGCCGGCGCGATCTTTGTCGATCACACCACCGCCTCGGCCGAGGTCGCCCGCGAACTCGACGCCGCCGCCACCAAGGCCGGCTTCCACTTCATCGATGCCCCGGTGTCGGGCGGCCAGGCCGGCGCCGAAAACGGCGCGCTGACGGTGATGTGCGGTGGCAGCGCCGAGGCCTATGCCAGCGCCGAACCGGTGATCGCCGCGTATGGCAAGATGTGCAAGCTGCTCGGCCCGGCGGGCTCCGGCCAGCTCACCAAGATGGTCAACCAGATCTGCATCGCCGGCCTGGTCGAAGGGCTGTCGGAGGGCATCCACTTCGCCAAGAAGGCCGGGCTCGACGTCAACGCCGTGATCGAGACCATCTCGAAGGGCGCGGCGCAATCCTGGCAGATGGACAACCGCCACAAAACCATGAATGACGGCAAGTTCGATTTCGGCTTCGCCGTCGAGTGGATGCGAAAGGATCTGGCGATCTGCCTCGGCGAGGCCCGCCGCAACGGCGCCAGCCTCCCGGTCACCGCGCTGGTCGACGCGTTCTATGCCGAAGTGGAGAAAATCGGCGGCAAGCGCTGGGATACGTCGAGCCTGCTGGCGCGGCTGGAACGCTAG